CTATCAGGCGCTCTCCGCCATCCTTACGGAAGCCAATCGGCAGCTCCAGCAAGCCCAGGCTGATGCCCGGCGGGCGGAGAGGCTGGCCGCTCTCGGCCAGCTTTCTGCCGGACTGGCGCACGAAATCCGCAATCCGCTCGGGGTTATCAAGGGCTCCGCTGAAATGCTGACCAAAAAACTGCAGGTCTCACAGCCCCTTGAAAGCGAGCTCGCGGGTTACATTTCTTCAGAAGTCAATCGGCTGAACGCGCTCGTCGCCCGCTTTCTGGATTTTGCGCGCCCCTCACAACTTGATCTGCGCCCGGTTGAAGTTCGTACGCTGGTGGAGCACGCCCTTGAGTCCGTTCATGCGCAGTTTCCTGACTCGAAAATCTCCGTCGAACGCCACTACGCGGATGCCCTGCCCCAGGTACAGGCCGACGAGCAGCTATGTGAGCAGGTTTTCGTGAACCTTATCTGCAATTCGTACGAGGCGATGAACTGTGCTGGAGGAAAAATTAAAGTCTCAATTGCGCCCGACGAGACCAATAGCCAGGCCGGGGTGACCGTGGAGATCGAGGACTCTGGCCCCGGCATTCCCACGGAACTGCGCGAACAAATTTTCAATCCCTTTGTCACTTCGAAGAAGAGTGGCGTTGGTCTTGGTCTTTCCATCGTCGCTAAAATTGTGGACGACCATCGCGGCTCCATTCAGCTCAAGAGTGGACCCGGGGAAGGAGCTAAGTTCCGCGTGTTTCTGCCCAAGGCGGCGAGTTGATATCCATGGCATCAATACTGATCGTTGAAGACGAAGCCAAGATGCGGCGGCTGCTTGAGCTGAATCTCGGCCAGGAAGGCTTCACCACCCACGTCGCGGCGGACGCCGAGACCGGACTGAAGCTCTTGAACAGCGAAAAAATTGACCTGGTCGTCACCGACTTTCGGCTTCCCGGCATGAGCGGTCTCGAATTCCTGCAGCAAGTGAAGCGGGTGAACGCCGCGCTCCCGGTTGTGGTGATGACCGCCTATGGCTCCGTGGAGTCTGCAGTTGAGGCCATGAAGATTGGCGCCAGCGACTACGTTCTTAAGCCTTTCTCGCTGGATGAAATGGTTCTGGTCATTCGCAAGGAATTGGATTCCCACAAACTGCGCGAAGAAAACCGTTCCCTGCGGGAGGCGCTCGGCCGCCGCTACGAGTACAAAAATATCATCGCGCAGAGTGACCGGATGCAGGCGGTTCTCGGGTTAGTGGAGAGGGTTGCTCCCACCACCACCACGGTCCTGGTGGGCGGCGAAAGCGGGGTTGGCAAGGACCTGATTGCGCGTGCTATTCACGAGCACTCGCATCGCAGCGCCGGACCCTTCATCAAGATCAACAGCACTGCCATTCCGGAAAATCTGCTCGAGAGCGAACTTTTCGGATACGAGAAAGGCGCGTTCTCCGGCGCGACCACGAGCAAGCCCGGAAAATTCGAACTGGCCGACAAGGGAACTCTTTTCCTCGACGAAATCGGCGACGTTCCACCCGCCATACAGGTAAAGCTGTTACGGGTTCTTCAGGAGCGTGAGTTCGAGCGTTTGGGCGGAACTAAAACTCTAAAGGTGGATGTCCGCCTGGTGGCAGCTACCAACCGTGACCTGCGCGCCGCACTCGAGGAAGGTACTTTCCGCGAAGATCTTTACTATCGCCTGAATGTTGTTGCCATTGATATTCCGCCGCTGCGCGAACACAAAGAAGACATCCCGGCACTGATAAATAGCTTCCTGCAACGTTTCGCCCGAGACGCGAAGGCGCCGGTGAAAACCGTCACTCCCGCCGCTGTGAAGATGCTGATGGATTTCCATTGGCCCGGTAACATTCGGGAGTTGGAAAATGTAATTCAACGCGCCGTCACCCTGGCGACAGGCCCAATCCTCGACAGCGACGACATTCATCTTGATTTGCCCGTGTCGAAGGTAGGGGCCGCACCGACCCTCCCCGAAGGGGTGACCCTCGAGCAATGGGAGCAGGAGATCATCCGCGAAGCTCTTCGCCGCGCCAATGGCAACAAGAGCCAGGCGGCACGCGTGCTAGGGCTCTCGCGTAATGCTCTACGCTATCGCTTGTCGCAAATGGGCGTTTCCGATCCCCCAGAAAAAGATTAGGGTCGAACCCCGGTGGTTGAAATCCACCACCGCCGCTTGAAAACCACCACTCCGGCCAGCGGCCTAGATTTTCATCTCGCTAAAAACACGGCACTTACAACTTCGTCTATTTG
This DNA window, taken from Terriglobales bacterium, encodes the following:
- a CDS encoding ATP-binding protein, with product SGISELAIRILFFFFAALLVNRFVMENRKQVERYQALSAILTEANRQLQQAQADARRAERLAALGQLSAGLAHEIRNPLGVIKGSAEMLTKKLQVSQPLESELAGYISSEVNRLNALVARFLDFARPSQLDLRPVEVRTLVEHALESVHAQFPDSKISVERHYADALPQVQADEQLCEQVFVNLICNSYEAMNCAGGKIKVSIAPDETNSQAGVTVEIEDSGPGIPTELREQIFNPFVTSKKSGVGLGLSIVAKIVDDHRGSIQLKSGPGEGAKFRVFLPKAAS
- a CDS encoding sigma-54 dependent transcriptional regulator, whose translation is MASILIVEDEAKMRRLLELNLGQEGFTTHVAADAETGLKLLNSEKIDLVVTDFRLPGMSGLEFLQQVKRVNAALPVVVMTAYGSVESAVEAMKIGASDYVLKPFSLDEMVLVIRKELDSHKLREENRSLREALGRRYEYKNIIAQSDRMQAVLGLVERVAPTTTTVLVGGESGVGKDLIARAIHEHSHRSAGPFIKINSTAIPENLLESELFGYEKGAFSGATTSKPGKFELADKGTLFLDEIGDVPPAIQVKLLRVLQEREFERLGGTKTLKVDVRLVAATNRDLRAALEEGTFREDLYYRLNVVAIDIPPLREHKEDIPALINSFLQRFARDAKAPVKTVTPAAVKMLMDFHWPGNIRELENVIQRAVTLATGPILDSDDIHLDLPVSKVGAAPTLPEGVTLEQWEQEIIREALRRANGNKSQAARVLGLSRNALRYRLSQMGVSDPPEKD